The genomic interval ATGCGGGGCGACTTGGCGGCGATCCCATCCCCGGCGTACTCCTTGTAGCCCTTCCAGTACGCGGTGATGTTGCCCGCGTTGCCCACCGGCAGGACGTGGATGTCGGGTGCGTCGCCGAGCATGTCGACGATCTCGAAGGCGGCCGTCTTCTGACCCTCGATGCGCACCGGGTTGACCGAATTCACCAGCGCCACAGGGTAGTTGTCGCTCAGCTCGCGGGCGAGGGTGAGGCAATCGTCGAAGTTTCCGTCGACCTGAAGGATCTTCGCGCCGTGCACGAGGGCCTGGCCCATCTTGCCGAGCGCGATCTTGCCGCGCGGCACGAGGACGGCACAGACCATCCCGGCACGTACGGCGTAGGCGGCGGCGGAGGCCGACGTGTTGCCGGTGGAGGCGCAGATGACGGCCTGCGCGCCCTCCTCCTTGGCCCGTGTGATGGCCATGGTCATACCGCGGTCCTTGAAGGACCCGGTGGGGTTGGCGCCCTCCACCTTGAGGTGGACCTCGCAGCCGGTGCGCTCGGAGAGCACCTGCGCGGGCACGAGGGGCGTGCCGCCCTCGCGGAGGGAGACGACCGGCGTGCTGTCGGACACCGGGAGCCGGTCCCGGTACTCCTCGATGATTCCGCGCCACTGGTGGGTCATTGCTGGTTACTCTCCTTCAACCCGCATGATGCTGGCGACACCCCGCACGGTGTCGAGCTTGCGCAACGCCTCGACGGTCCCGCCCAGGGCGGCGTCGGACGCGCGGTGCGTGACGACGACGAGGGATGCCTCGCCGTCCTTCCCCTGCTGCCGAACCGTATCGATCGAGACTCCGTGCTCGGCGAACACGGTGGCGACCTGTGCGAGAACACCCGGTTTGTCGGCGACGTCGAGGCTGATGTGGTACCGCGTGACGACCTCGCCCATGCCCGACACGGGCAGTCCGGCGTACGCCGACTCGCCGGGCCCGGTGGTCCCGTTGAGCCGGTTGCGGCACACGGCGACGAGGTCACCGAGCACGGCGGAGGCGGTGGGGGCGCCGCCCGCGCCGGGGCCGTAGAACATCAGCTGCCCGGAGGCGTCGGACTCGACGAACACGGCGTTGTAGGCGCCGCGTACGGAGGCGAGCGGGTGGCTGAGCGGGATCATCGCGGGATGCACACGCGCGGTGACGGACCCGCCGTCCTCGGCCCGCTCGCAGATCGCCAGCAGCTTGATGGTGCAGCCCATGTTCTTCGCGGAGGCGAAGTCGGAGGCGGTGACCTCGGTCATGCCCTCGCGGTAGACGTCGTCGAGACGCACGCGCGTGTGGAAGGCGATTCCGGCGAGGATGGCGGCCTTGGCGGCGGCGTCGAAGCCCTCGACGTCGGCGGTGGGGTCGGCTTCGGCGTACCCCAGGGCGGTGGCCTCGTCGAGGGCCTCCTGGTAACCGGCGCCGGTCGAATCCATCTTGTCGAGGATGAAGTTGGTGGTCCCGTTGACGATCCCGAGCACCCGGTTGACCTTGTCACCGGCGAGGGACTCGCGCAGCGGACGAATGAGGGGAATCGCACCGGCGACGGCGGCCTCGTAGTACAGATCCTTGCCCTGCTGCTCGGCGGCGGCGTGCAACGCGGCACCGTCCTGGGCGAGCAGCGCCTTGTTGGCGGAGACGACGGAAGCACCGTGCTCGAAGGCGGCGGTGATGAGCGAACGCGCGGGCTCGATCCCCCCGATGACCTCTACTACGACGTCGATATCGCCGCGTTTCACCAGAGCCGTGGCGTCGGTGGTGACGAGGGCGGGGTCGATGCCTTCGCGGACCTTGGAGGGCCGTCGTACGGCGACGCCCGCGAGCTCGACGGGTGCGCCGATGCGGGCGGCGAGGTCGTCGGCGTGCGTCGTCATGATGCGCGCCACCTCTGAGCCGACCACTCCACAGCCCAGCAGCGCCACCTTCAGCGGACGCGTACGCATCATCCGACCTCGTTTCCTCATACCGTCATCGGTTGGACCAGTCTCACTCACCGGACGGGAGTTTCTATCCATGGTCCGGATCGTGAGACATCGATTTCATTTACAGGGGGGTGGAAGACCGAAGATCTTCCACCCTTTCTTGCTTCCTCTTTTATGGAAGATCTCAGCCGACGTCGAGACGCAGGAGGTCGTCCTCCGTCTCCCGGCGGACGATGACCCGCGACTCCCCATCCTTCACGGCGACGACCGGCGGCCGGAGCACATGGTTGTAATTGCTGGCCATGGAACGGCAGTACGCACCCGTGGCCGGTACGGCGATCAGGTCACCCGGTGCCAGATCCCCCGGCAGAAAGGCGTCCTTGACCACGATGTCCCCGCTCTCGCAGTGCTTGCCGACGACCCGCGCGAGCATGGGCTCGGCGTCGGAGCGCCGGGACACGAGAGCGACGCTGTATTCGGCGTCGTAGAGCGCCGTCCGAATGTTGTCGGACATGCCCCCGTCGACCGACACATACGTCCGCAGCCCGTCGAGGGGCTTGATGGTGCCGACCTCGTAGAGCGTGAAGGCGGTCGGCCCGACGATGGCGCGCCCCGGCTCGACGGAGATCCGCGGGGTCCGCAGCTTCGCGGACTCGCACTCACGGGTGACGATCTCGGTGAGCGCCTTGGCGATCTCGTGCGGCTCGCGGGGGTCGTCGTCGCTGGTGTAGGCGATGCCGAGCCCGCCCCCGAGGTCGATCTCGGGAAGCTCGACACCGTGCTCGTCACGAACGGCCTTGAGTAGCCCGACAACCCGATGGGCCGCGACCTCGAACCCGGACATGTCGAAGATCTGCGACCCGATGTGACTGTGGATCCCGATGACTTCGAGCCCGTCGAGCTGAAGAGCGCGCCGCACGGCTTCGGCGGCCTGGCCCCCGGCAAGCGGAATCCCGAACTTCTGGTCCTCGTGGGCGGTGGCGATGAACTCGTGCGTGTGCGCTTCCACGCCCACGGTGATACGGATCTGCACGCGCTGCCGCTTGCCGAGGGACTGCGCGATATGAGCGACCCGCACGATCTCCTGGAAGGAGTCGAGCACGATCCGCCCGACACCGGCCTCGATGGCCCGCGTGATCTCGCCGACGGACTTGTTGTTGCCGTGGAAGGCGATGCGGTCGGCGGGCATCCCGGCGGAGAGGGCGGTGGCGAGCTCCCCACCGGAACACACGTCGAGATTCAGCCCCTCCTCGTCCAACCACCGCACGACGGCACGGGACAGGAACGCCTTGCCGGCGTAGAAGACGTCGGCGTCCTGCCCGAACGCGGTACGCCAGGCCCGGGCGCGCTCCCGGAAATCGGCCTCGTCGAGCACGTACGCCGGGGTGCCGTGCTGCTCGGCGAGCGTCTTCACGTCGATACCGCCGACGGTGACGACACCGTCCGCGTCACGACTCACGGTCTGCGCCCACACCTTGGGGTCGAGTTCGTTGAGGTCGGCGGCCGGGGCGGAGTAGTGCCCCTCGGGCAGAACGTCGGCGTGCCGGGGACCGGCGGGATGTGCGGAACGGCTCATGTCGTCTTCTCTTCTGTCTCTTCCTGGCGCTCAGATCGTGCGGTGTCTTGTCGGTCGTGGCGCTCAGAGGTGTTCGGGGGCATCGATGCCGAGCAGGGACAGGCCACCGGCGAGCACCGCCCCGGCGGCTTCGGCGAGCGCGAGCCGGGCACGGTGGGCGGCCGAGGGTTTCTCGTCCCCGAGCGGCAACGTGCCGGCGAGCAGAGGAAGCGTCGCGTCGGCTACGGCGACCAGGTGACGGGCGAGCAGGTCCGGGGTGCGGTGGGCTGCCGCGCGGGTGAGGAGGCGGGGGTGGTCGGCGAGGTGGGTGAGGAGGGGGGTGGGGTCCGCGGGGGTGGGGGGGGCGGTGCCCTCTCGTACGTCGTGTCGTACGTCTTGTTGTGTGTCCTGTCGTACGTCGCCGGGTTCGGCGGTGAAGCCGAGGTCGGCGGCGTTACGGCTGACGGCCCGGGTGCGGGCGTAGGCGTAACGGACCCGGAAGAGAGGGTTGCTCTCCCGCTGCACGAGATGGTCGGCGGTGAGACGGGGCCGGTCGTGGGCCGCGGGGTGAAGGAGGGCCCAGCGGGCGGCGTCACGGCCGAGGGAGAGGAGTTCCGCGGGGTCGGGGGCGGGCACGGGCCGTACGTTGACGTCGAGGGGGGCCGGTGCCGCCGGGGTGCCGTACGCGTCGACCCCTACACCGAGGACCGTCGTCCACTCGGGCTCGGGCCGGGCCTCGCAGCTGGTGCGGACGAGGGAGCCCTGCGAACGCAGGAGGCGGGCGACGACCTCCATGACGACGAGGGCGCGGGGGTCGTGAGGGGCGTGCAGTTGCACGAGGTACGGGATGGGGGTGTGTTGGCGGCTGAGGGGGTTCAGGCTGCCGGAGGCGGGCTGGCAGGTGGGCGCGTCCGGGCTGCCGGAGGCGGGCTGGCAGGTGGGCGCGTCCGGGCTGCCGGAGGCGGGCTGGCCGATGAGGGGATCCGGGCTGCCGACGGCGGGCTGGCCGGCGGGGGCGTCATGGCTGATGCCGGCCGCGGCCTTGTCGACGTACCCGTACCCGTACCCGTACCCGTACCCGTACCGCGGTCCGCGCCGCAGGATCTCCTCGACGAGGGC from Streptomyces sp. NBC_01288 carries:
- the thrC gene encoding threonine synthase; this translates as MTHQWRGIIEEYRDRLPVSDSTPVVSLREGGTPLVPAQVLSERTGCEVHLKVEGANPTGSFKDRGMTMAITRAKEEGAQAVICASTGNTSASAAAYAVRAGMVCAVLVPRGKIALGKMGQALVHGAKILQVDGNFDDCLTLARELSDNYPVALVNSVNPVRIEGQKTAAFEIVDMLGDAPDIHVLPVGNAGNITAYWKGYKEYAGDGIAAKSPRMWGFQASGSAPIVRGEIVKDPSTIATAIRIGNPASWQFALDARDESGGFIDEVTDREILRAYRLLAAQEGVFVEPASAASVAGLLKAAEQGKVDPGQTIVCTVTGNGLKDPDWAVAGAPQPVTIPVDAPTAAERLGLA
- a CDS encoding homoserine dehydrogenase, producing MMRTRPLKVALLGCGVVGSEVARIMTTHADDLAARIGAPVELAGVAVRRPSKVREGIDPALVTTDATALVKRGDIDVVVEVIGGIEPARSLITAAFEHGASVVSANKALLAQDGAALHAAAEQQGKDLYYEAAVAGAIPLIRPLRESLAGDKVNRVLGIVNGTTNFILDKMDSTGAGYQEALDEATALGYAEADPTADVEGFDAAAKAAILAGIAFHTRVRLDDVYREGMTEVTASDFASAKNMGCTIKLLAICERAEDGGSVTARVHPAMIPLSHPLASVRGAYNAVFVESDASGQLMFYGPGAGGAPTASAVLGDLVAVCRNRLNGTTGPGESAYAGLPVSGMGEVVTRYHISLDVADKPGVLAQVATVFAEHGVSIDTVRQQGKDGEASLVVVTHRASDAALGGTVEALRKLDTVRGVASIMRVEGE
- the lysA gene encoding diaminopimelate decarboxylase codes for the protein MSRSAHPAGPRHADVLPEGHYSAPAADLNELDPKVWAQTVSRDADGVVTVGGIDVKTLAEQHGTPAYVLDEADFRERARAWRTAFGQDADVFYAGKAFLSRAVVRWLDEEGLNLDVCSGGELATALSAGMPADRIAFHGNNKSVGEITRAIEAGVGRIVLDSFQEIVRVAHIAQSLGKRQRVQIRITVGVEAHTHEFIATAHEDQKFGIPLAGGQAAEAVRRALQLDGLEVIGIHSHIGSQIFDMSGFEVAAHRVVGLLKAVRDEHGVELPEIDLGGGLGIAYTSDDDPREPHEIAKALTEIVTRECESAKLRTPRISVEPGRAIVGPTAFTLYEVGTIKPLDGLRTYVSVDGGMSDNIRTALYDAEYSVALVSRRSDAEPMLARVVGKHCESGDIVVKDAFLPGDLAPGDLIAVPATGAYCRSMASNYNHVLRPPVVAVKDGESRVIVRRETEDDLLRLDVG
- the nrtL gene encoding ArgS-related anticodon-binding protein NrtL — translated: MTPVELSRTVLRAVRRAVEDGELHVAVPEKVSVTVPGAGGWGDYATNIALQLARPAGETPRRVAELLRPHLAGAHGVSGVEITGPGFLNISLGSTASTALVEEILRRGPRYGYGYGYGYGYVDKAAAGISHDAPAGQPAVGSPDPLIGQPASGSPDAPTCQPASGSPDAPTCQPASGSLNPLSRQHTPIPYLVQLHAPHDPRALVVMEVVARLLRSQGSLVRTSCEARPEPEWTTVLGVGVDAYGTPAAPAPLDVNVRPVPAPDPAELLSLGRDAARWALLHPAAHDRPRLTADHLVQRESNPLFRVRYAYARTRAVSRNAADLGFTAEPGDVRQDTQQDVRHDVREGTAPPTPADPTPLLTHLADHPRLLTRAAAHRTPDLLARHLVAVADATLPLLAGTLPLGDEKPSAAHRARLALAEAAGAVLAGGLSLLGIDAPEHL